The Candidatus Methylacidiphilales bacterium DNA window AAATCAAAACTGAGTGATGAGCGACTGCTGCGCGACCGCTCTCACTCACGATGTCGGGAACGCTAACGCCCTCCTCAGCGCAAATGTCTCTGATGTGGCTCACGACCGACCGCGCATATTCCTGCAAGGTGTAGTTCGTGCTATTCTCAGTCATCGAACGCGAACCATCGTAATCGATGCCTAATCCTCCTCCGACGTCGAGGTAATTTAATTTATCGAAACCTAACTTTCGGATTTTCGCGTAATAACGAGCGCCTTCTCGGACTGCTTTGCGTAGGATTGAAATGTCGGGCACCTGTGAGCCAATATGAAAATGCAGTAATCGAAAATTGTCTCTCATGCCGTGATTTTCCAATAGTCGGCAGGCCTCTAGAACGTCAGCAGTTGAAAGTCCGAACTTAGCATCTTCTCCGCCGCTTAAAGCCCATTTACCGGCGCCTCGAGTTGTAAGACGGACTCGGATTCCAATCATCGGATTGACCTGCATCGCTTCGCTCAAGGGGATTATCGTCAATAGCTCTTCTAGTTTCTCAACTACAAGAATCACTTTCTTGCCCAATTTACGGCCAAGGAGAGCCATGCGGATGAAAGCTTCATCTTTATAGCCGTTGCATATTAAAAGGCTTTCTGGATCACGATGTAAGGCCAGGGCAGCAAAAAGCTCAGGCTTACTTCCGACTTCTAAGCCAAAATGATATTCGGCGCCTGCGCTGATAACTTCCTCGACCACTTCCCGAAGTTGGTTGACTTTAATTGGAAATACGCCGCGATACTGCCCAGCGTAATTTAGTTCTTGTATCGCTAGCCGAAAGGCCTCGTTGATTTGTTGAACTCGGTGTCTCAGTATGTCTTGAAAACGAACTAACATCGGCAGCGATAATCCTAAATCCAGCGCTTCGTTAACGATCTTATACAGGTCCAGCTCACGGCTTCCTGGTCCGAGAGGGCTGACTACAATGTGTCCCTCTGCGTTTACGTGGAAATAGCCTGCTCCCCACATTTCAAGTGCATATTCCTGCTGTGTGCGGCGAACGATCTCTTCATGAGGCATACTATTGCTCGTCGTGAGATTTGCGGCAGTGGGAGCGCTAGCTTGAGCCATTTGCACGGAATATAAGTAAGCCGCCATGAATGGCAATCTTCGTAATGAAGTTCTGGATTATAATTTAAGTTAAAAATAAATAATCCTTGCATTAGCTAATCTAATGTTCATTTTTTTTGAGTAGAGGGTCCTGTCCGAAGCTATGCAAATTGAAGCCTGCAAAATTTTTCGAGACCTGGTTGATACAAAAAGCTTCAGTAAGGCTGCCGCGCATAATTCGATTACGCAGTCAGCCGTGAGCCAGCAGTTGCGCGCTCTAGAAGCGCGTTTCCAAGTGCCTCTGCTCGAACGGTCGAGCAAACGATTTGCATTGACTCGTGAGGGTGAGCTTTTCTACCAAGCTGCGCGTAGAATTATCAAGGAATATACAGATTTTTGTAATGTCCTGTCAGAGCTTCGTAAAGTCGTGTCAGGTTCGCTTCGTGTGGCTACCGTTTACAGTATCGGGCTTCACGAACTGCCGCCATATTTGAAAAAATTCTTGCGCGAGTATCCTCAAGTAAAGGTGCATGTCGAATATCGGCGTTCCA harbors:
- the speA gene encoding biosynthetic arginine decarboxylase, with the translated sequence MPHEEIVRRTQQEYALEMWGAGYFHVNAEGHIVVSPLGPGSRELDLYKIVNEALDLGLSLPMLVRFQDILRHRVQQINEAFRLAIQELNYAGQYRGVFPIKVNQLREVVEEVISAGAEYHFGLEVGSKPELFAALALHRDPESLLICNGYKDEAFIRMALLGRKLGKKVILVVEKLEELLTIIPLSEAMQVNPMIGIRVRLTTRGAGKWALSGGEDAKFGLSTADVLEACRLLENHGMRDNFRLLHFHIGSQVPDISILRKAVREGARYYAKIRKLGFDKLNYLDVGGGLGIDYDGSRSMTENSTNYTLQEYARSVVSHIRDICAEEGVSVPDIVSESGRAAVAHHSVLILDVFGFIEKTRTRTSDIIQIDEIQRGQNSSTVEKYVRELRSMLSTLNKKNRREYFHNANEIKEDVESRFNVGIIDLHEKAAIETLYWLLAEAIVRSYDQAKTVPDEVKALRASLAAQFLCNFSIFQSLIDHWGLGQLFPIVPIHRLSEPTSYRGTLVDITCDSDGRISRFVSGEDKVNPTLALHHPQGKPYYLGIFLMGAYQDIMGDMHNLFGRVNEAHIFLDEDEPEGYYIEETIPAATIAKVLEDVQYDSSFLVREMKEQIDKLIKEDHLRPNEGMKLLEAYEKGLQDNTYLRFHCDSSTFNSDKI